From a single Vitis vinifera cultivar Pinot Noir 40024 chromosome 18, ASM3070453v1 genomic region:
- the LOC100247858 gene encoding putative calcium-binding protein CML19 yields MRREDTAASPACNSSPKSGSGKLSRRKGAACSQLQRVFRYFDKNGDGKISPEELQSCVRAVGGELSAKEAEAAVKSSDMDGDGMLGMEDFEMLMEANGEEEEKTKDLKEAFGMYEMEGSGCITPKSLKRVLSRLGESKTIEDCKVMIHMFDINGDGVLSFEEFSAMMR; encoded by the coding sequence ATGAGAAGAGAAGATACAGCAGCTTCTCCCGCTTGCAATTCGTCTCCAAAGTCTGGTTCTGGAAAATTATCCAGGAGAAAGGGAGCGGCATGCAGCCAGCTGCAACGGGTGTTCCGCTACTTTGACAAGAACGGGGACGGAAAAATATCTCCGGAGGAGTTGCAGAGTTGTGTAAGAGCAGTGGGAGGGGAGCTGTCAGCAAAGGAGGCAGAAGCGGCAGTGAAGTCATCGGACATGGACGGAGATGGGATGCTGGGAATGGAGGATTTTGAGATGTTGATGGAGGCAAACggagaggaggaggagaagacaAAGGACTTAAAGGAGGCATTTGGGATGTATGAGATGGAGGGGTCAGGATGCATCACGCCTAAGAGTTTGAAGAGAGTGCTGAGTCGACTGGGTGAGTCCAAGACCATTGAGGACTGCAAAGTCATGATTCATATGTTTGATATCAACGGAGATGGCGTCCTCAGCTTTGAGGAGTTCTCCGCTATGATGCGCTAG